A stretch of the Channa argus isolate prfri chromosome 9, Channa argus male v1.0, whole genome shotgun sequence genome encodes the following:
- the LOC137133367 gene encoding CD276 antigen homolog isoform X1, whose amino-acid sequence METRLLSVFLNIFYCISDVFPLLHVSSGNIIINGTRGARILWRCHHTFSEPFQPEKSSIFWQGFKNSDIVLHFYKNGQEEFYHQHKSFHNRTTIFPDQLPLGNFSLIIEKLTLQDDQITVQVIFMSEGKPTEKLCQTTLYVAARFQEPKIKINQAEDMATCSTKGGYPKPDIKWRSGDGRTVLKPRVPPTVKPEEDGTYSVTSSANITRFNNVTCEVYNPTSKEILRTSYQQPPASNSPVAIVIISILIIIIILAVVMIVVRRWRADLLIPSAQRKEPTDGLLAEREPSYAAPGQNAKVSPRGNQAAYRRSTSVTNDTTTANHD is encoded by the exons ATGGAAACGAGACTTCTGTCAGTCTTCTTGAATA TTTTCTACTGCATTTCTGATGTGTTCCCACTGCTGCATGTTTCATCTGGAAACATCATCATCAATGGAACCAGAGGAGCAAGAATATTGTGGCGGTGCCATCACACCTTCAGTGAACCATTTCAGCCTGAGAAAAGCTCCATATTCTGGCAGGGATTTAAGAATTCTGacatagttttacatttttacaaaaatggaCAAGAAGAGTTTTATCACCAACACAAGTCATTTCATAACAGGACTACAATCTTCCCTGATCAGTTACCTTTAGGAAACTTTTCTCTCATTATTGAGAAACTGACGCTACAAGATGACCAGATTACTGTTCAAGTTATTTTTATGTCAGAAGGCAAACCAACAGAGAAGCTCTGTCAGACTACTCTGTATGTAGCAG CTCGTTTCCAGGAACCTAAAATTAAGATAAATCAAGCAGAGGATATGGCAACCTGCAGCACAAAGGGAGGGTACCCCAAACCTGATATCAAATGGAGATCAGGGGATGGAAGAACGGTATTGAAACCACGTGTACCTCCGACTGTGAAGCCTGAAGAAGATGGCACATACAGTGTCACCAGCTCTGCCAACATTACACGGTTCAACAATGTGACCTGTGAGGTTTACAACCCGACTTCAAAGGAGATTCTGAGGACATCATACCAACAGCCACCAG CCTCCAATAGTCCTGTAGCTATTGTAATCATCAGCAtcttaatcatcatcatcatccttgCTGTTGTGATGATAGTTGTGAGAA gATGGAGAGCTGACCTCTTAATTCCATCTGCACAGAGAAAAGAGCCAACTGACGGACTTTTAGCTGAGAGAGAACCTTCTTATGCTGCTCCAGGACAAAATGCTAAAGTTTCACCGAGAGGGAATCAGGCTGCATATCGTCGTTCTACCAGTGTGACCAATGACACCACTACTGCAAATCATGACTGA
- the LOC137133367 gene encoding CD276 antigen homolog isoform X2, with product METRLLSVFLNIFYCISDVFPLLHVSSGNIIINGTRGARILWRCHHTFSEPFQPEKSSIFWQGFKNSDIVLHFYKNGQEEFYHQHKSFHNRTTIFPDQLPLGNFSLIIEKLTLQDDQITVQVIFMSEGKPTEKLCQTTLYVAARFQEPKIKINQAEDMATCSTKGGYPKPDIKWRSGDGRTVLKPRVPPTVKPEEDGTYSVTSSANITRFNNVTCEVYNPTSKEILRTSYQQPPASNSPVAIVIISILIIIIILAVVMIVVRNRGDSSSQPDPVDKCPGQDTEV from the exons ATGGAAACGAGACTTCTGTCAGTCTTCTTGAATA TTTTCTACTGCATTTCTGATGTGTTCCCACTGCTGCATGTTTCATCTGGAAACATCATCATCAATGGAACCAGAGGAGCAAGAATATTGTGGCGGTGCCATCACACCTTCAGTGAACCATTTCAGCCTGAGAAAAGCTCCATATTCTGGCAGGGATTTAAGAATTCTGacatagttttacatttttacaaaaatggaCAAGAAGAGTTTTATCACCAACACAAGTCATTTCATAACAGGACTACAATCTTCCCTGATCAGTTACCTTTAGGAAACTTTTCTCTCATTATTGAGAAACTGACGCTACAAGATGACCAGATTACTGTTCAAGTTATTTTTATGTCAGAAGGCAAACCAACAGAGAAGCTCTGTCAGACTACTCTGTATGTAGCAG CTCGTTTCCAGGAACCTAAAATTAAGATAAATCAAGCAGAGGATATGGCAACCTGCAGCACAAAGGGAGGGTACCCCAAACCTGATATCAAATGGAGATCAGGGGATGGAAGAACGGTATTGAAACCACGTGTACCTCCGACTGTGAAGCCTGAAGAAGATGGCACATACAGTGTCACCAGCTCTGCCAACATTACACGGTTCAACAATGTGACCTGTGAGGTTTACAACCCGACTTCAAAGGAGATTCTGAGGACATCATACCAACAGCCACCAG CCTCCAATAGTCCTGTAGCTATTGTAATCATCAGCAtcttaatcatcatcatcatccttgCTGTTGTGATGATAGTTGTGAGAA ACCGTGGGGATAGCAGTTCGCAGCCTGATCCCGTGGATAAATgtcctggacaagacactgaagtcTAG
- the LOC137133367 gene encoding CD276 antigen homolog isoform X3: METRLLSVFLNIFYCISDVFPLLHVSSGNIIINGTRGARILWRCHHTFSEPFQPEKSSIFWQGFKNSDIVLHFYKNGQEEFYHQHKSFHNRTTIFPDQLPLGNFSLIIEKLTLQDDQITVQVIFMSEGKPTEKLCQTTLYVAARFQEPKIKINQAEDMATCSTKGGYPKPDIKWRSGDGRTVLKPRVPPTVKPEEDGTYSVTSSANITRFNNVTCEVYNPTSKEILRTSYQQPPASNSPVAIVIISILIIIIILAVVMIVVRKKRAN, from the exons ATGGAAACGAGACTTCTGTCAGTCTTCTTGAATA TTTTCTACTGCATTTCTGATGTGTTCCCACTGCTGCATGTTTCATCTGGAAACATCATCATCAATGGAACCAGAGGAGCAAGAATATTGTGGCGGTGCCATCACACCTTCAGTGAACCATTTCAGCCTGAGAAAAGCTCCATATTCTGGCAGGGATTTAAGAATTCTGacatagttttacatttttacaaaaatggaCAAGAAGAGTTTTATCACCAACACAAGTCATTTCATAACAGGACTACAATCTTCCCTGATCAGTTACCTTTAGGAAACTTTTCTCTCATTATTGAGAAACTGACGCTACAAGATGACCAGATTACTGTTCAAGTTATTTTTATGTCAGAAGGCAAACCAACAGAGAAGCTCTGTCAGACTACTCTGTATGTAGCAG CTCGTTTCCAGGAACCTAAAATTAAGATAAATCAAGCAGAGGATATGGCAACCTGCAGCACAAAGGGAGGGTACCCCAAACCTGATATCAAATGGAGATCAGGGGATGGAAGAACGGTATTGAAACCACGTGTACCTCCGACTGTGAAGCCTGAAGAAGATGGCACATACAGTGTCACCAGCTCTGCCAACATTACACGGTTCAACAATGTGACCTGTGAGGTTTACAACCCGACTTCAAAGGAGATTCTGAGGACATCATACCAACAGCCACCAG CCTCCAATAGTCCTGTAGCTATTGTAATCATCAGCAtcttaatcatcatcatcatccttgCTGTTGTGATGATAGTTGTGAGAA AGAAAAGAGCCAACTGA